From Miscanthus floridulus cultivar M001 chromosome 15, ASM1932011v1, whole genome shotgun sequence, the proteins below share one genomic window:
- the LOC136509138 gene encoding putative disease resistance protein RGA1, whose amino-acid sequence MAAVLDALAPYVKKLITDMAQEEVSMLLGISAEITKLEDNMEGLKAFMADAERRHITDTSVQRWPTKLKNAMYDATDIIDLYQLEADKCRESRGGDGVEQKLPSCFQTLLFCLRNHVFAHKIGRHIKELNQQLEGIHHEADKYKFNIGLGSSPEPRKLTAAELSSYRTSSQVDESAIVEERIERDTRELIHLLTSSDDNHNIKVMSIIGVGGMGKTTLAQKIFNDATIQENFKTKTIWLSITQHFDEVELLRTAIKHAGGDHDAEKDKSTLMETLFHTLSSGRFLLVMDDVWSRKVWNDVLGVPVRNASKKQPGSRVLVTTRCAHLPQ is encoded by the coding sequence ATGGCAGCCGTCCTGGATGCCTTGGCACCCTACGTCAAGAAGCTAATAACAGACATGGCACAAGAAGAGGTTTCCATGTTGCTGGGCATCTCCGCCGagatcaccaagctggaggacaacaTGGAAGGCCTCAAAGCCTTCATGGCAGATGCCGAGAGGAGGCACATCACTGACACAAGCGTCCAGAGATGGCCGACAAAGCTTAAGAATGCCATGTATGACGCCACTGACATCATAGACTTGTATCAACTCGAGGCCGACAAGTGCAGGGAGTCCAGAGGTGGCGACGGCGTGGAACAGAAGTTACCCAGCTGCTTCCAGACATTGCTCTTCTGCCTGCGGAATCATGTGTTCGCACACAAGATAGGCAGACACATTAAGGAGCTGAACCAGCAGCTAGAAGGCATCCACCATGAGGCGGACAAGTACAAGTTCAATATAGGCCTCGGTTCCAGCCCGGAGCCAAGGAAGCTAACTGCTGCTGAGTTATCCAGCTATAGGACAAGTTCACAGGTCGACGAGTCAGCCATAGTTGAGGAACGGATAGAGAGAGATACAAGGGAGCTCATTCACTTGCTaacctcaagtgatgataatcaCAACATCAAAGTCATGTCTATAATTGGTGTTGGTGGCATGGGAAAGACTACTCTTGCTCAGAAGATCTTCAATGATGCAACCATCCAAGAGAACTTCAAGACGAAGACGATATGGCTAAGCATCACTCAACACTTTGATGAGGTTGAGCTACTGAGGACAGCAATCAAGCATGCTGGAGGCGACCATGATGCCGAGAAGGACAAAAGCACCCTGATGGAGACCCTATTCCACACCCTGTCAAGTGGAAGGTTTCTGCTGGTGATGGATGACGTGTGGAGCCGGAAAGTGTGGAACGACGTGCTTGGTGTCCCAGTCAGAAATGCTAGCAAGAAACAACCTGGAAGCAGGGTCCTTGTCACCACAAGATGTGCACACCTACCACAGTAG